ATTTCTGTTTATCGGTTTTCTTCCTTTACCTTTGTGTTTTATGTAATAAGGCTCTTACTATAGagctttcttttatcttttgcttGTAATTTTTACATGAGAAATatatcactttttctttttacgaTACTGGACCCATCCTGCAAGTTGAGTTCACGTGCTTTTCTTGTCCTGATCATACCATGTATTAATTCTCAAATTGAGTATATAGTATTTTGGAATTATCATTTTgactcatatttttatattttgaaataataatatcaaaattgaataaatgtattttttatattccaaaaatatgACTCCAAAATTGCAAACATATTTTTATGGTCcaaaacaattatttcaaaaacattttaaatattcaaaaaatcaATTCTGAAATAATGTTAGTTTGTATTTTGGAATGGGCATTCCCatgtataaaaagaatattaaaaatacattttgggATAAGGGTACAGACAGCGTAAATTTGGGATCTATTTTTATAACTAAAGGagaattatttatctttaattaagaaagtttctaaataataatcaattttagtgACCAAAATATGTTTCGAGACCAATTCTTTAATTAAagatcaacttttttttaatcaaaacttTAGTGACTAATTTAgatatcaaatataatataaattattttaattataaatttaaaaattaattatagtttttatacataataaaaattagtttagttactaataatttttaatttataaattaatatctagATTAATTACtacagtaattaattatttttaatcactaaaattcatcattatttaaaaaaaattaatgaattggAAAGAAGTAGGAGAAGTCTCTTTTTTTGGTGTTCGAAGAGTGGAAGACTGGTGTCACGTTATATGagtcatattataaaatatcatttcacaagaaaattataaacaaaaataacataatttgtagagtaaaagtgaaaaggaacaaaaaatatataatttatatacataaaacGTGAGATTGTTATAggaaagaaaaaactatttacGTCTTCCActaagtattatatttttattaatataaaataaatattcaaaagaaaacGGTTGAGTTAAAATCCATTTGTTATAggcaattttttaattaaaaatttggtcTAACTTAAGTAAATATAGCTAATATAAGGATCTTGCTCTAATCAATAAGTTGACAATAAGATGAATTCTAGAatctaacaatttttatttttttttaaattgagttgaATATGGTGAATTAAtatcttatataaatttatttaggtATAAGTCAATAAAggacaatatattttttatattgaaaaattttcatttagagTGGTTTTAGGATGACATCATGGATTTGCTTAAGTTTAGGatatatgtaaaagaaaatgatcatgatatcttaataattttttttaacaatttttgacAATAGATTATGTGTTACTGTTTTATTAATTCGTACATTTGAAACGGTCTCATTACAAATTACTACATAAATTGTAACaaagttttcataaaaatattgttaaaaaaactttttcaaaaagaaaaattcattataGAAGCTTCAAAGTAGCCAAGTTGtattaaagtaaattttcaTGATAACGGAAACTTTCAAATAGTTTCCTCTGTGTTGCGATCGTGATTGaagtttatgataaaaaaaattgaaaacaaatatatatttgaagaaaaatggagtgaaagagagaaagatgagtcagatatatgataaaaataatccTTAAAAACATGAACGGACAAGTCCATCAGAACACATCTAGATGTAGCTTATTTAAAGTATATAGAATCATAATAATAAACTCTTCACCattgatttaaatttatcaaataaaatacaaattttggtaagtactatatatttatttaataaatacctTCTAACTATAATTTGAAAAGGCAAACTaacaattaaatcaataaaaaatataataatattttgacacacataaattttttatattaatttcatatatattttttttatttctttctttcttttttcttttataaatataaaaatttattttttttataattattttatctctatgAATGTCAATGGATCATTGTACCattactcaaaagaaattaTAGGAAGATCCAAGATTATCACATCCATAATCTTGACTTATGGTAGGGATAGCCGTGGTTAACCAAATAGTTTTTTCTTCTAGAGGGTATactcatttatttcttttatttgaacatTCTTACCACTCCATTATTCTAATTGACTGATTATTTAATCCTACAAACACACCCGGCGACGAATCTAGAGAAGTTTCTATGTTGAAAAACATTTAACGAATCAAGtacataaactttttttaattcctACGAAGTACAAAAAAGATTACGTGTTATTGTTCAAAACTCAACATTTTATCCCATTgtataaacaaaaattcaaagaatCGATTTTGGACACAGAAGGAACTACCAGTCTCTATATTTTTCAGTTTCCTTTCATTTTCCGCCAAAGAATTGTGAAACTAAGTGTCGTTTCAAACACGGTTCCAAGCCAAAGAAATTTGCGTTATAAAAGCAGCAACAACACAAACTCTTACACACCAAAATCACTTCACTCTCTCGACATTGAAGTTGATTAATCTCTGAAGCCTGAATTTGTTACTTGTTATTCGAAGAAACAGACCAACCATAATGGCTGTTGTTGTTTCGTCTAGGTCCTTTGTTTCTTgtctccttttccttttcattgtcATATCCCAAGCCAGCGCCCAGTATAACTATGTATACTGCGATAACAACGAAGGTAACTACACAGCCGGTAGCACTTATCAAACCAACCTCAACACCCTTCTATCCAATCTCACTTCCAACACACAAATCGACTATGGTTTCTACAATTTCTCTTATGGCCAAAACAGTGACACAGTAAATGCCATTGGGCTGTGCAGAGGAGACGTTGAGCCAGACGAGTGCCGCAGTTGCCTCAGCGATGCCAGAGACAATCTCACACAGCTTTGTCCAAACCAGAAAGAGGCTATTTTGTACCATGACAGGTGCATGCTGCGCTACTCAAACCGCTCAATATTTGGCTTAATGGAAACTCAACCTTCGTACTATATGTTGAACGCAAACAATGCAACGGAAGTGTACCAGTTCAATCAAGTTCTCAACAACTTGCTGAGGATTCTAACAGGCATGGCTGCATCAGGTGATTCTCGTCTAAAGTATGCAGCGGCAAATGCAGATGCTTCAAATTCTCAAACCATATATGGTGTTGTTCAGTGTACTCCTGACTTGCCTCAACAAGAATGCTACCGCTGCTTGGTTGGGGCTATTGTAGAAATATCAGGGTGTTGCAGCAGCAGGATAGGTGCTAGGGTTGGCAGACCCAGTTGCAATATCAGATATGAAAATTACAGCTTCTATGAACCTACTGCATATGCACCAGCCCCTGCCCCGTTAATGTGATCCGTCACACTTCCACCATATCCATCTATATATAATACTTATACAAAATTATTCGTAAATAATAATGATTGTAATAGACTGAATAAAGGTGGCTACTATTGATTAGCCATATATTATTCATGCGACCGCCTAGGAATAATTtctttatgtatttttcttaCACTTATTACTTACGATTGTGTTTCTTTCCTACCTGATTCTCTTTAATTGCatttatcatttcattttttctcttcttaccTGCAccttcaaaattatatatatatatcttttaaccttttattaaattaattttttttactattctcttctctttcttttgtaatgATTTCTATCAGTgtactctttttattttttcaccaATTTTGGAAAGTTAATTACGAGTTTAACGATTTTTGAAAGTAGATTAAAGttctaaatacattttttttttaattagttttcgAAAATCGATAAACTTTTAACTAGTTTTTGAAAGTTGATGAATTTTCTTAACCggttttcaaaaagtaaaaggaaaggtaattcaaaatatatttaagaaataaacgtattttaaatatgtttattcttTTGACTTTTGGTGGTATGACTTTTATGGCATAGATTAGATAAAATATTTGAGGAAAAATGAGTAGATGAATAAGACGGAGAGAAAATTGTGGTGTTATTTGGATTAAAATATTGTATGATTTAAATGGATTTGAAATGAAAGTTTGTATAtgatatgattaaaaaatatattttaatggaTCAAAAtagttgattattattttattcttaaaaaagtgtgatataaatttaaatataaatagtaaaaataatattaaaataaaattgaaattgttattttttggaaaaaaaagttataattaaaagagaattgtaagaataaatttcaaataaattttattaaataataattcatatattattgttataattatttttaactaaaaatgtataaaataattaagttttattattagagttattattataaaattatgaaatcaaAATTCACAATTTATACAAAgatattaaatgataataaaaattgaaaataacatttttttgttattattattattactattatagttattataaatattatttattttattaatattagatttattaatattaattataactattattactattattattcattttattaggtttaaatatttttatatcctTATTTTTGTCGTGTTTATTCAAtgtagtttttatatttttcaagtattcaataattttttttattttcataaatttaattcaatttagttatttttatgacgagatttaaataattagtatttaatttttgtttttttaattttttaaaacattttaattatttaattaaaaaattgttcgTTAATATCATATAACATGTTAATCttaataacacattttttttttcaattgagtttcttatttgttacctttattcaattagttttatttgtttcaatttaacaattttatctcttactaaatatttttatataagtattatattgacattttattaaaattaatatttttattaaatatttatgaaattcaattataaattattagatttaataatttttagtaattatttatttagtctCGATGTTCTTGGATAATACTTATTCTGGATGGACGAAGACGAGGAGATGAAAAATACATTATGGGTGTGTTCTTTTGGATGAATttgtgggagatgatttgaatggatttgaggataatttttttgttgtttttttgaatagatttgtgggtaattgagagtggatttgagggtaaagtttgtgagaattagggtaggatttgattgatgtgacaaatttttaaaattagtttaattggtaaaaaatgaagattaccaaaatactcctagttattaaagtaatataaaatattatttttgaatgttatatttaaatgtataaatgttattaaagagaggaaattaattaataataattaagagtaatttttaaatattataaaaattataaaggagtaaaaagacattatttttaaatgtaatattggtttgtaattgaaaatatttgataagGTGGATCCGGATACGCCAAGTCTGGATCCGGATAAGTTTggaattgaaaatatttgagaagCTGGATTCGGATACGCAAATCATGTATCCGGATACGCCTCCTTTGTAAGTCTTTCACTGTGGTGGAACCGGATACCCTCTTATTCGAATCGGATAACGTGCTTCTTCACCTCTTCATTCTTCCTCATGTGCCTCCACTCCGTCATCATCATGAACACCATGCACGACTGTCTTCCTCCTCCCGTGCATCAACTTCGTTCTTGGTCCTCCCATGCACACGACAGTCTTCCTCCTCCCGTGCATCATCAACACAGTCCTTTTGTTGGAATTTAATTTTTCGTACAGGGGCACACGAGTCATTTTATACTAAATCAGCGCATATCCTCTCAAATTAGCGAAATGGGTTCAACAGTGATATTATGCAAATCAGCTGATTCTTTTCTTTGCAAATCAGCGTTAATCAACGCAAAAGAACAAACCCCATCTTGCAAATCCATCATCTCATATCGTCGTGAacaattttttctcttcaaaggAACAAAGTGTAAATGTTTGGTGGAGGTACAAAAAGgtgaaatgatttaaaaaaaaaataaattaaattgaacgTTAAGTGAAACAGTACAAAAggataaataatttaagaaaataatgacACCTAGTTGAGAATTTCTCACTCATTTATGTAATTTTCTGTCTCTCCAATACAGAGGGCAGTGTGTAGTTTGCTGCCCcctccttttaaaaaaaaaaagacgtaGAGTAATAGGTTAATTTACAGTTTTTCgtattttatagataaataaataagttaatcaTAAATGGAActttgtatataaaaataaaaattaggaatGTTAACAAAACATGCACTCCCATTTtctttggataatgatatttagacaatatttttttgacaatatttgaacattgattatgtgtcaatctgtgattggtaaaaaattactccacaatcaataataataatcataaacattattgtggagtaatttttgaccaatcacagatagACACGTattcaatgtttaaatattgtcaaaaaaaaatgttgtctaaatatcattattcattttcttttggtgACAACTTGgataataaaatttctttggttaatttaaaaaagatgaaattgtgatgGTTAATTTACTACTGAAGGTGAAAACATAAATGagtgtgttaaaaaaaaagaggtttTGTGGGTTAAATGCTTTTAATGTTTTGAGTTGAGTTTTAAAAGAAGGTGAAATAGATTCTACTGTCAGCACATGAATGAGAATCCATTCCAGCCTCTTGCACAAATAAATGGAACtcgttttataattaaaagaattgatttcaacCCTTTTAAATTACTTACAATCAATTCCaatctttttaaattacttataaaattgatttcaacaccATCATTGAATCGGTAAACTTAAACGCGGCAGTTCCGTCTCTATCAGGCTACCTTCTAAGAAGGTGTCGTCCTTTCAtataccatttttttatataaccaaagacaaataaaatactTGTATTATGCCTGACTTTTAGATAACATATTTACATCTATTTCAACTTTCCACTTTTCCTTCCGAATCTTTCAAAAATGGCACCTATTAAAAACGacataaatcatatttttaataaaaaattctagttttgtttattttttaatttgtgtttttgagATACTTATTAATATATACCTTTTACTTGGAATTAGATTCGACTATCGAACATTATTTTTCACAACATTTAGTGTAGTTATTTAAAGTGATGGTAGATAAACTAATGAATACAATTAATACTTCATCTTACTTGTCGTTGTTAATCTTTCAATATGTTATTCTTTACGTCCATTTTATATAGCCTTCATTCTCCACAACAATAATCTAttctaaacttaaaaaattatctataatgCTTCTATTTTTAACACAAGTCAATGTATGTAAAATAtggaaatttataatttgaatgttaaattttgaattgtatatttatattttctaaacaaaatcACCGCATATATGAGCTGATTGAAAACTAATTGTCTTATATATGACAGTATTCCGTGTTTGTATTTCCAGTCCTGTCTTTTACCCACTTCTGTCCTAATCAGCTCGACGAGGCTACGCtttcaaactttttaattttgactaCAGAAAATGTGAGTTTTTCTTTGAATACTCTTTCTTCTAGACTACGTACTTTTCAGTGTAAGCAACTCACGATTATAAGAACAAATATTAATCATAAGTCTCTTTGAATTAGTaacatttgaaaagaaaagctatTAAAAACCATATAAAAAGAGATGtaatatgttaaatgaaaaCTAGAAACCAAAAGTACGAAACTTACTGAAGGAAATTCTGGTTATCAAGTGACAGCATCATTCATGATAATACGCAAAGCTTCAGTTAAGGTTGTTGGTTGTTCTGATTATGTGATGGGTGCCGTTTCTTGCatgcttcttttctttctctgttgTCTAATACCTGAAGCCAGTGCCCAGCATCTCTTCCAAACCTGTGATAACAACAACGGGAACTACACAGCTAATGGCACCTATAGCGCCAATCTCAACACCCTTTTATCCACTCTTTCTTCCAAAACAGAAATCAACTATGGTTTCTACAACTTCTCCCATGGTCAAAACGCAGACAGAGTCAACGCCATTGGGCTGTGCAGGGGAGATGTGGAGCCAAATCAGTGCCGCAGTTGCCTCAAAGATGCCGGAGGCAATATCACACAGCTTTGTCCAAACCAGAAACAGGCTACTATATATTATGACAACTGCATGTTGCGCTACTCAAACGACTCAATATTTGGGGTCTTGAATAGTAACCCCCACTTTTATATGTGCAACCGAAATAATGCAACAGAAGCGGCTGAGTTCAATCAAGTGCTCCAAAACTTATTAAGGGAACTCCAAGGTAAAGCAGCATCCGGTGACTCCCGTCGTAAGTATGCTACGGATAATGACACAACTACCAATTTTCAAGCCATATATGGTCTTGTGCAATGCACCCCTGATTTGACTCAGACACAGTGCAACGATTGCTTGGATGTGGCTATTTCACAAATCCCAATTTACTGCAAAGACAAGAGAGGTGGTAGAGTTGTTGGACCCAGCTGCAATACTAGATATGAAGACTACCGCTTCTATCGACAGACAACGATAATAGACCCAGAGACACCACCACCCACAATTAACAATTCCACGGAAGGTACTTATCATTATATTTTGCTTGTCAATAGCCTAATAATTACATTTGAGTTCACGATCCTCCAAGTGTCTAACCCAGCAGAGGGTTCTTGTTTTTTCAGAAAGTAGCAACACAACAACAATTGTCATTGCCGTAGTTGTGCctactgttgttgttgttttgctCACCTGTCTCTTCATTTGTTTAAGGAGGAGAAAGGCAAGGAAAAATCTTGAAGGTAAGTCCACTTATCAATTTATTCTGATATTTATGTCCAATTCACTCCTGTCTCtgtaacaataaattataaacagaCAAACACTCCCGAATGCACCCACAGCGGTATTGTTGTTCGAACGTATTCGAAAAACTAACTAGTTTAAATCCGTTCCCCCatgtaaagttaaaaaagaagaaagagaagaagaagatgaagttgaggatgaaattaaaattgccGAATCATTGCAATTCAACTTTGAGACAATACGAGTTGCTACCGAGAACTTCTCTGATTCTAATAAACTTGGACAAGGCGGATTTGGAGCTGTTTACCGGGTAAGTAACTCAGTTGAATTCAGACACGCATCATCAAAACATGCTATACAGCTGTTGGCAAATTATTTACTATAACTGACAGAGGTATATTTTCAGGGTAAACTCTCCAATGGACAGATAATTGCAGTGAAAAGGTTGTCAAGAGATTCTGGGCAAGGAGATACGGAATTTAAGAATGAAGTGCTTTTAGTGGTGAAGCTTCAGCACCGAAATTTAGTTAGGCTACTCGGTTTCTGCTTGGAAGGAAGAGAAAGACTACTTGTCTATGAATTTGTTCCCAATAAAAGCCTTGATTATTTCATATTTGGTACTTTTTATCACTGCATAAATACAATCCTGTTCTATCATTACAAACCTAATTATTCATAGAGTTAAAAACTGTTGGCGGCTATATATGCAGATCCAGCCATGAAAGCACAATTGGATTGGGAAAAGCGCTACAAAATCATTAGAGGTATTGCTCGAGGTCTTCTCTACCTTCACGAAGATTCTCAACTACGAATTATCCATCGAGATCTCAAAGCAAGCAACATTCTCTTAGATGAAGAGATGAATCCTAAGATAGCAGATTTTGGCATGGCAAGACTGGTTTTATTGGATCAAACTCAAGCAAACACAAGTAGAATTGTTGGAACCTAGTAAgtattagaatattttatagCTTGTTGATGGTTGAGAGTTTAATTTCAATCAACCTTCAAAGAGAAcgtttattattaattttcacCAAATCATGAATTAGTTACTATTCAAAGAGTTTGAGGCGTAGGCAGTTCTTAGAATGTATCGATTTCATATGGCCGAGTGATGCCTAAAAGCTTTTAACAGTAATTCAGAATTAAAGCTGCCAATGGCATTAGAAACTGAAACGAAACGAAATTAATAGACCTTTCCATATTGGTCTGTAGTGGATATATGGCACCAGAGTATGCAATGCATGGACAGTTTTCGGTGAAATCAGACGTCTTCAGTTTTGGTGTACTGATTCTTGAGATTGTAAGCGGCCAGAAAAACAGTGGAATCAATAATGGGGAGAACATGGAGGATCTGCTAAGCTTCGTAAGTCTTTTCTTGGCCACTTGCTTCTTCTTTGCCACCTATATTATGGATTAGAAGATTACATGCTCCAAAACGTTAATGTAGAAGTGAATCCATGATCTGATATCAAATTTTGCAGGCTTGGAGAAACTGGAAGGAGGGGAAGGCATTAAATATTATAGATCCATCACTCAACAACAATTCACGGAATGAAATGCTTAGATGCATCCATATCGGTTTACTCTGTGTtcaagaaaatttaattgatagaCCGACCATGGCTACTATTATACTGATGCTTAACAGCTATTCTCTGAGTCTTCCTATTCCAGCAGAACCTGCATTTTATATGAACAGTAGAACTAGAAGCTTTCCAGAAATGCAGTCATGGGAGTATAATTCAAGGGAAATAGGATCAAGTGAACCAATACTTAAATCAGCTCAAGAATCAGAAAATGAAGCTTCAATTACTGAGTTATACCCTCGCTAGATGTTGTTCTTCAGAGTGGATCTTTCATCATCCATGTTTCTTCTCTTAAACCAAAATACAAAGCCTTGTAGAATGCAAAATCTGGTTCAAATACATTGTTTGCCTAACCTAGGCCTGAAACCTGTGAGACCATCATATTtgcttattaataatttttgttgtgttctaattaatttatatctttaacTAATATGCAATTtcattgttattaattattgatatattcTCGAAATGGTCTCCTAAATATCCAATAACATCTCTTAATTTGTCTCTCATAGTCTACAATCTTTGAAAAGTTATTCATGggtagaatatttttgagagAT
This genomic interval from Vigna radiata var. radiata cultivar VC1973A chromosome 8, Vradiata_ver6, whole genome shotgun sequence contains the following:
- the LOC111242399 gene encoding putative cysteine-rich receptor-like protein kinase 9 — translated: MAVVVSSRSFVSCLLFLFIVISQASAQYNYVYCDNNEGNYTAGSTYQTNLNTLLSNLTSNTQIDYGFYNFSYGQNSDTVNAIGLCRGDVEPDECRSCLSDARDNLTQLCPNQKEAILYHDRCMLRYSNRSIFGLMETQPSYYMLNANNATEVYQFNQVLNNLLRILTGMAASGDSRLKYAAANADASNSQTIYGVVQCTPDLPQQECYRCLVGAIVEISGCCSSRIGARVGRPSCNIRYENYSFYEPTAYAPAPAPLM
- the LOC106771832 gene encoding LOW QUALITY PROTEIN: cysteine-rich receptor-like protein kinase 10 (The sequence of the model RefSeq protein was modified relative to this genomic sequence to represent the inferred CDS: substituted 2 bases at 2 genomic stop codons), with the protein product MIIRKASVKVVGCSDYVMGAVSCMLLFFLCCLIPEASAQHLFQTCDNNNGNYTANGTYSANLNTLLSTLSSKTEINYGFYNFSHGQNADRVNAIGLCRGDVEPNQCRSCLKDAGGNITQLCPNQKQATIYYDNCMLRYSNDSIFGVLNSNPHFYMCNRNNATEAAEFNQVLQNLLRELQGKAASGDSRRKYATDNDTTTNFQAIYGLVQCTPDLTQTQCNDCLDVAISQIPIYCKDKRGGRVVGPSCNTRYEDYRFYRQTTIIDPETPPPTINNSTEESSNTTTIVIAVVVPTVVVVLLTCLFICLRRRKARKNLEVKKEEREEEDEVEDEIKIAESLQFNFETIRVATENFSDSNKLGQGGFGAVYRGKLSNGQIIAVKRLSRDSGQGDTEFKNEVLLVVKLQHRNLVRLLGFCLEGRERLLVYEFVPNKSLDYFIFGTFYHCINTILFYHYKPNYSXSXKLLAAIYADPAMKAQLDWEKRYKIIRGIARGLLYLHEDSQLRIIHRDLKASNILLDEEMNPKIADFGMARLVLLDQTQANTSRIVGTYGYMAPEYAMHGQFSVKSDVFSFGVLILEIVSGQKNSGINNGENMEDLLSFAWRNWKEGKALNIIDPSLNNNSRNEMLRCIHIGLLCVQENLIDRPTMATIILMLNSYSLSLPIPAEPAFYMNSRTRSFPEMQSWEYNSREIGSSEPILKSAQESENEASITELYPR